A single genomic interval of Lucilia cuprina isolate Lc7/37 chromosome 2, ASM2204524v1, whole genome shotgun sequence harbors:
- the LOC111686448 gene encoding glucose-6-phosphate 1-epimerase, with translation NKITPFTYSKLASFDGKKAIRGGIPFVFPQFGPWSFGAQHGFARITRWNLERPPERLHNGDVEAIFSLMDNDFTRSMWNYQFRITYRLILREKELHFHIGVYNPSKDLALTFNLLLHTYLKVPDVRRCQITGLHGCTFMDKTRDGALYQEGREVVTVNEWTDRIYQHTPQEHIITNVVSGRKMRIHKYNFPDTVIWNPWIDKAREIGDFGDDEFPNMLCVEAGHVSSPVILLPGTAFEASQILQVMH, from the exons aataaaattacccCGTTTACTTACAGCAAATTGGCCTCTTTTGATGGGAAAAAGGCAATACGCGGCGGCATACCATTCGTCTTCC CTCAATTCGGTCCATGGTCATTTGGTGCTCAACATGGTTTTGCACGCATTACGCGATGGAACTTAGAGAGACCACCGGAACGGCTGCATAATGGTGATGTAGAggctatattttctttaatggaCAATGATTTCACAAGATCTATGTGGAATTATCA atttCGCATCACATATCGTTTGATATTGCGTGAAAAGGAATTACATTTTCATATAGGTGTCTATAATCCTAGTAAAGACTTAGCGCTTACATTTAATCTCTTATTGCATACGTATTTAAAAGTTCCTGATGTTAGACGTTGTCAAATTACTGGACTGCATGGTTGTACCTTTATGGATAAG acTCGCGATGGTGCTTTGTATCAAGAGGGTCGTGAAGTTGTGACGGTAAATGAGTGGACCGATCGCATTTACCAGCATACGCCACAAGAACACATAATAACGAATGTTGTGTCGGGCCGTAAAATGCGTATACATAAGTATAATTTTCCCGATACTGTCATTTGGAATCCTTGGATTGATAAGGCCCGTGAAATAGGCGATTTCGGTGATGATGAATTTCCGAATATGTTGTGTGTGGAGGCAGGCCATGTCTCATCACCGGTTATATTACTGCCAGGGACAGCTTTTGAAGCCAGTCAAATTTTGCAGGTAATGCATTAA